A stretch of the Desulforegula conservatrix Mb1Pa genome encodes the following:
- a CDS encoding HAMP domain-containing protein, whose product MIKFIRERIAVKVALYVNLLLLIVLAAGSTFIIIQQSKKLEKQLLEKGRVESLVGAKMIGRVIEEAVDNGVFGVKEAFDTEYEQIPGFDPPKYHSKYDFYLDKSILGVEDEFLKDESVLFAVAVDVNGYLPTHNTKYNAAPSNDKQKDLKDNRTKRIFNDPVGIAAAQNKEFGFLQEYKRDTGEKAWDVSSPVFVKGRHWGAFRIGLSLERINMEKNQIIISSIITMSIILLAAFLAVFFSVNRALKPISEITDAASKLADGNMEKKIKVDSIDEIGKLADVLERLRFSLKAAMDRIARKSG is encoded by the coding sequence ATGATCAAATTCATAAGAGAAAGAATAGCCGTAAAAGTAGCTCTTTACGTGAATCTGTTGCTTTTGATTGTTCTTGCAGCAGGTTCAACCTTCATAATAATTCAGCAGAGCAAAAAGCTTGAGAAACAGCTACTTGAAAAAGGACGTGTGGAATCCCTTGTGGGCGCAAAAATGATCGGCCGAGTAATTGAAGAAGCCGTCGACAATGGAGTGTTCGGCGTAAAAGAGGCGTTTGATACTGAATATGAGCAAATACCAGGGTTTGATCCTCCAAAATATCATAGCAAATATGATTTCTATCTCGATAAATCCATACTTGGCGTAGAAGACGAGTTCCTTAAGGATGAAAGTGTACTGTTCGCAGTTGCTGTGGATGTCAACGGATATCTTCCGACACACAACACAAAATACAACGCCGCGCCGTCAAATGACAAACAGAAAGACCTCAAAGATAACAGAACAAAACGAATATTCAACGACCCAGTAGGAATAGCGGCGGCCCAAAACAAGGAATTCGGCTTTCTCCAGGAATACAAGAGGGATACGGGTGAAAAGGCTTGGGATGTTTCAAGCCCTGTCTTTGTCAAGGGAAGGCACTGGGGGGCTTTCAGAATAGGGCTTTCACTCGAAAGAATAAATATGGAAAAAAATCAGATCATAATTTCCTCCATAATAACCATGTCAATCATTCTTCTGGCTGCATTTCTCGCCGTGTTCTTTTCAGTAAACAGGGCGCTAAAACCCATCAGTGAAATCACGGATGCTGCATCCAAGCTTGCAGACGGGAATATGGAAAAGAAAATCAAGGTGGATAGCATAGACGAGATAGGTAAGCTGGCGGATGTTCTGGAAAGGCTCAGATTCAGCCTTAAAGCAGCCATGGATAGAATAGCGCGTAAAAGCGGATAA